The sequence taaaattaaaaaaaaaaaaaaaaaaatgaagtgacttgtgacttgtgagtgaGCATTGTGAAACATACCCCTGTATAAAACTTAGTTGAgcacaaaaattattatttgatgaCTAACTAAGCAGCAACATACCAAGTGCTAATTACTTGTAACAGACCAGAATGAAAATGTTTTCAAGTCCAGTTTTTCATATGgacaaattattattggtaaaatttctatttaaaaaaaaaaaaaaaaaaaaagatgaccCAACAAATGCAACAACGATTTCTTAGTATGATGAGTAATTCTAATACTATATAAAAAGCCATAACTTTTACCACAACTACCTTACATGTCAAATTGTGATTGGctgtatattatttttatataaaccCGTCGTTTTTTCTCTATCACTCATAGTTTGTCTCGTAAACGGTTGTAACAAGAGTtgtgcattattattattactatttttttttttttggtggtagtAGATTTTTTGAACTTGTGAGTTTTGAAGTAAAAAGGAAGCAATGAAGCTTTTACATGGCTACAAACTGCCCTATATTCCTATCTGCTTGTCTCTCTATCAACATCTGTACGACATTTTCGAAGAAATGGACATTACTATTGAGATTAGGAGAAcgaaaaataattgaaaaaaagaaaaagaaaaaaaaaaaagaggtagcTCTCTAGCTCCACCACATTCAATAATAGCCACAACCACCAATTTGCTGAGCTCCAATAAAGCCAGAATCTCTAACCGAATGGCTCCTTTTGATAGGATGGACCTCACCATTATCCTTATGTCACATCTTCCCCTCTCTATATGagccatctttttcttttgctttaaattttattttgtttattatttcagTTCTTAGATTCttttatagatatatatattgttaacgAATTGGTTCTCAATTTTCATAACCAAGTttcataatttataattaagagacttagggcatgtttggtaatgtgtttaaacacatgttttcagtttttaaacaacatattttcataaactttttcacccacatgtattttttaaaaatacaaataacgttactagaacaatgttaccagtttctcaaaaaaaaaaaaaaagttaccaaaCGGCCCCTTACACTTTaataagcaagaaaaataaatattactgtaTTAATCTCTCTCACAACACGTTATTGTTCACTAGAGGCTATAGTCGAATTCATTGCGATAATTTCGGGAAACCCACTCAATGGTTTTGATTTAGACACCTCCATTCGtcaaaattcagaaagaaaaaagattctATGGAGCTTATAATCCAAAAAGTCTCAGTCCTCCCATGTGCTTGATTTGCACAATTTTTATCAGTGTTTGAgagaattagattttttttttccttttcatataGAGAATCTAAAGTTTGTCGCAGTTTTGAAAAAGAAACTTATTAGaaagaatggaatgtgaaaatCATTGAATGTTGGGACTTTTTATCTACCTCCTCCTGTTGCTTTGTCTTTATGTTTCAAATTATGTACATCCTGATCCAGTGCACTCAGTCACTTTCATcccaaatgaaagaaaaaaaaaaaaaaaaacttccgtATTTCTCTTTATCAGAAAAGAATTCCAAATCATTGCTCAGAAATCTTCAAGATGAAGAAATTCATGTGCAAAATGGTTCTTAGAAGTGTAAGGCTATAGTGAGGGCATCTTTTATGATCACCACTTCTTTATGTGTTTATATGCTGATTaataagacatttttttttggtatagatCAGCATCCATGTGGGTTGTAAACACCAAACCTAAATTTAGTATTCATCTTAATGCAATCTTGAGAACATATCACATATTCCCTTTCCCTTTACttcttttaaacaaaaaaatacctCCACCATGAGTAGAAATAAACATGTATTTTAACTTCATTTCAGGTTGGAGATCTAATATAATATTAGTTAAATGATTAACTTCGtcattttttaacagttttttttttttcatattttttaggGAATCATTTTCTAACTGTTaagttttaagaataaatattcTCAAATTCAAACCTTATCTCCACTTTAtctttcatttaaaaagttaaatatcTCACTTAAAGAAGACTAAATAATGCTAACtcttaatttataataaataaataaaaacccctTAAAACtttatgaaaagaaagaagaccaATGTAAGGTGTATAATTTTTTCCACAACTTATTAAGGACATTAGATAATGTTaactcttaataataaaaaatttaaaactttatgaaatgaaaagaaagaagaccaATATGAGgggtataatttttttcacaacttatttaGGAAACTAGATAATGCTAactcttaataaataaataaataacataaaactttatgaaagaaagaagatcAATGTAAGGAGTATAATTTTTTCCACAACTTATTAAAGTGACAAATTATTATTGGATCGATATCCTTTTTAAATAGCTTCATCACTATCATATAACTTTTATCATGCATGAATCATAACAAACCTATGTatgaaaaattgtgtatttttttaaaaaataaaggaagactTGGAGGGGGAGAGGGTTATGAATCATGCATCATGATAGCTTAGGCCTTCTAAAATACTCTCCACAACCATTATGTTTATAATAGTCATCAAACCATTTGGAaccaaattattatatataaaacaaataaaagactATGAAGATAAGGATAATTGATGAATTTAAAACTCCCATAGTGTAGATTACGAAAAcgatatttattaaaaatgggacCCACCAATACGCGTATTATAGCTTATGTGGGTCCAATTAGAACCCTTGGCAACAAAGTTAACCGAATTAGTAAGTCAAAACCAatgatgaataaatttttttttaatttaaaaatgctCTCAATCGATTAAAGAGAATTGTTAGAAGAAACTATGGTGCTTAATGGTGTTATTAttatgtgacaaaagaattaaaaacaaagtaCCCCCCAAAATTCCTCACATTAAAGCTTTTACAAAAGCAGCATATATGCAATTCTAATACAAGCTTGAATGCTTTTTAGACTCCACCTGTAcacatttttgtttggttaggcttttaaataagaaataagaagaaaaaaaaatttaaagactATAGCTTACGTAAGAGGCTAACCTGTTCCACAGCAATTTGGGAATTAAAGCCGTTTAAGTTAAGCTTCCACTATCAACAACTGTGGTTCAATCATTTCTAATAGCAAGCTTCTCGTGTTTTGGTAATGGCCATATCTCTTTTTTCTGATATAAAATCACCTTCCCACAAAGGATAGACCCCACGTCATCCACATTATGCAAACAGAACTATTTTGTAATAATTATgtattattttactatatagtATATAGTCATAACAGTTTTATTACATGTGGTCCAAAGTGTCTGCTGTATCTTAAAATTACTATCAGTTTTactaaagataaaaattactcgtttatcaaaaaatcaaataaaaaggtaaaatttactatcaattttattacaaaaagttATCTATTATCAGCTAAGAGTCTTGTACAAAGTGCTTTCTAGTCTAAATAAGAAAATGTTTAAGTTACAAAGTTAGCagcatgttataattatttctcaaaattaaaaaaaaaaaaagttaaagaggGTGACatattcaataaataaacaTGACCATTCTACTTCATGGACCATATAGTGACAGACTCTGCCATCCATTTCAAATattatctagtttttttttcatgtataaTTTTTCCAGACAAAGGGTTACGGTCAGGATGGGCCTCCAGAATAAATTTGTTGGAATAATACATGATGCGATGCGACGCAACGAGATGAATATCAAGGTTAACTAAAAAAGACATGGAAGCCACAATATTTCTGGGCCAGAATGATTGTAGTAGCTTGAGATGATTTTGTTCTTGTAGAGagacagaagagagagagagagagatatatatatatatatatatattcaaaccCATGCTTGAGATGGAAAGAAAAGATTCCAATGATAATTACATGAGAGATATTTACACAATCCAACAAACATTCCAGCTCAAGGAACTTGTGATAGACACAGAATATAAGGTCATTCTGCTCAGCCACTCGAAGAAGGCCCAAAGTACATGCAGATGGGTGGATTGATTCTGAGAATAGAGAGGATTGCTGATGGAATAGTCCAGATGCCATCACCACATATAAGACCCGAAGCAACAGCCCCCGCATAGTCCTCGGCATCCTTCCGATTAATTCGTTCCCATATATACAATATCACTGTCCCAACAAACATGTCTATAGCAAAGTAAGCTCCAATATAGAAGGGGACTGCCATAGCCATTGGAATTGGAATATATTGGGAGACCTTTGGGGGAGTCACATCCCTCAGGAGGTTTATAACCAGAGCTGCAACAAAAAACACACAACATATGGCCAAGCAATGCTTTGGGAGCTCAGAGAAGCCCTGAACACCTAGGATGGCCATTTCCCTGAATATTACAGCATATGGTGCTTTGTAAGGACCATCAGGTGACCCAATATCAAAAGCAGTCCAAAACAACCAGAATGTGAGGGGGGCAATGATACAACCCATGGCTGTTCCAACTAGCTGGCTCACAAACATCGACTTAGCTGAAGATAGAGTAAGGTAACCAGTCTTGAAATCTTGCATGAGATCCGCTGCAGTGGCGACAATGGTCATCATAACCCCACAAGCTGCTAAGCCGGCTACAACCCCACCATCGGTTCCAACCAATGAAGCAAAGATGAAAAGACCAATCTTTCCGTAAGTTGAAGCCAAGCTCCAATCTGTGAGCCCAGTGCCATAAGAGTTGCAAAAGGCAAGGGCAGGGGCAATAATGTATGAGCCTAGAACCAGATACCACTTGAGGGGTGGAAAGATGAGTGGCATTGTCGCTGTTGATATTGCAGCCAGACCCACGTATCCAGAGGCTGCAACCCAGGAGGGTATCCTGTCTTTAAGAAATACCTCATCCCTTCTTTTTTGCTCCGTTAGTAGTTTAGAACTCTCACCATCTATCAATGCACACATTGGAGAAATGTCAATAACAGATGTGTCGCAATAGTACACTGACCAGTTTGCAATTTCAACCAATGATTGATGTTTCATATACGACACtgtgtgtgtgtaatttatctttttcttaagcTTATTTGCTTGCGTACAGATATTTAAAGCTTCGATTTTTAAAACTACAACTGCAATTTTACCCACTTTCAGCAAAGAAGCAAATCAGCAAATAAACCAATCCAGACCCACAACCATTTGGCCTCCCGTTATGAAACCACACTTTTTCAAGTACATAAAACCTCACTTTCTTCTAGGTATAGCCTTTTCAAATAAaccattttcaaaaagctggaaaaaataagttgtaccAAACAGGAGCTCATATGAGGATTAGACTTTGAATTCAAGacataagaaaagaaattaaaattgtagTGGTCTAAATATTTAAGTGAATCACAGAAatgtttattataatttagcTATGCTAGTACATGACTTAAACCAAGGTCATATCTGTCTTGCAAAGAAACATGGTGGGTGTTCAATTACCATTATTTCAATTTGCTCTTACaacatccattaaaaaaatgctcTTAAAACACAACTCAGGACTAATATAATTGTAAATATAATGATATAAGAAAGTTTGACAAATAAAATCAGAAAAAAGATATACATTCCTAAGACATATGACTATTGCAAACAAATTGACAGGGACACAtctttaaagaaaattcaagtcCCCCTATATATCCTTACCTAGAACCTCCGTAGTGACAGGAAGGTTGCTCTGTTTGGTGCCTTTGTTGCAGATTTCCTTAATGGTTATGGCTATTATCTTGACCAAATTGTAAAGACCATCTCCAAGGATAAGTGAAATAGCTATAAAGACCTGCAACCAACATGACAGGCAGGAAAAACCACTTTAGAGCAGTCATAAGAAGATAATATTAAACCAAAgcattggagagagagagagaaaagaaaatagctaTACTATGTGGTTTACATCCCACTCAGGTGGCACTTGCCTCAAGCCTGCACCTACCGGCCTTTTTTTCCTCAATGGATTGAGATGTAAGCCACAAAAAGTCAAAATCTCTTTTAGGATTATGTAATTTGTGTGGAGGCATGAGACTAGAAACTACAAACATAAATTGTGAAAGGGAATAAGAAAAAGTGCTTTACCATACCTTGTATCCATAAAGACCTTTAAAATCATTGCTGCCAAGGTCAGCTGGATACCAATCTCCAGCATGTTGGGAAATGAAGGGCCAAAGGAAACCCCACGATATGATAGCCCCAAGCAGAACTGAGCAGTTGACTATATGTGGGCAAATTAGACCACATCCAATATAAGTTGGACTGAAGTCAAAATAGAACCTGCAAGAAGCGAATCATATAAAACACCATCATATATGCACAACATTCCTCATGAAACAGCTCAACCATATGAAGTCAATGCACACAGAAAAATGCAAACGCATACGGCATATACATATGCACATAAttacaaaaaacacaaacatccaCAACTAGATAAAGCTCAAGCACACACATAttaactaactttcttttttactttcctCCTCTTCTGTTGGCCCCAAGGGCAATTAAATTATCAGATATGAAGGATGAACCCCTTATCAGATAAATTTTTGGTAAGAGTCCAATGGCACATGACATCACTCGATTATCACACTAGAAGAAACAAATTGCAATGTGAAAATAAGACGTATATTATGGCACCGCTTTACATATTAGTCACTCTATATGGCAAGGGAAATGCAGGGTTCAATCCCTACTAAACATGACAAACACCTTAAGCTACATCCCGTGCACACCCCTTTGCTTTGGT is a genomic window of Quercus lobata isolate SW786 chromosome 2, ValleyOak3.0 Primary Assembly, whole genome shotgun sequence containing:
- the LOC115976411 gene encoding probable metal-nicotianamine transporter YSL6 gives rise to the protein MGTEGSSVEISEPLLVEETQKIRAVEDADHHQIPEWKEQITIRGLAVSAVLGSLFCIITHKLNLTVGIIPSLNVAAGLLGFFFVKSWTSFLSKLGFHVKPFTRQENTVIQTCVVACYGLAFSGGFGSYLLALDERTYKLIGTDYPGNRVEDVKSPGLWWMMGFLFIVSFLGLFSLVPLRKVMVMDYKLTYPSGTATAMLINSFHTKTGAELAGNQVRCLGKYLSISFFWSCFKWFFSGIGDSCGFDNFPTLGLLLYKNTFYFDFSPTYIGCGLICPHIVNCSVLLGAIISWGFLWPFISQHAGDWYPADLGSNDFKGLYGYKVFIAISLILGDGLYNLVKIIAITIKEICNKGTKQSNLPVTTEVLDGESSKLLTEQKRRDEVFLKDRIPSWVAASGYVGLAAISTATMPLIFPPLKWYLVLGSYIIAPALAFCNSYGTGLTDWSLASTYGKIGLFIFASLVGTDGGVVAGLAACGVMMTIVATAADLMQDFKTGYLTLSSAKSMFVSQLVGTAMGCIIAPLTFWLFWTAFDIGSPDGPYKAPYAVIFREMAILGVQGFSELPKHCLAICCVFFVAALVINLLRDVTPPKVSQYIPIPMAMAVPFYIGAYFAIDMFVGTVILYIWERINRKDAEDYAGAVASGLICGDGIWTIPSAILSILRINPPICMYFGPSSSG